A portion of the Adhaeribacter radiodurans genome contains these proteins:
- a CDS encoding 3-keto-disaccharide hydrolase, with protein MKKFLNLWVLAFFIVSCTTANKGSKDDKKGWISLFDGSTLNGWRAAENPSTFSVENGSIVVHGPRAHLFYEGPVQNHEFKNFIFKAQVMTTPGSNSGMFIHTAYQENGWPSKGYEIQVNNSHTDWRRTGSLYAVQDVKEQIVKDNEWYTEQIEVQGKRITIKINDRTVVDYTEPDSVAVKNAGGKMLSSGTVALQGHDPDSKVYFKDVMIKPLP; from the coding sequence ATGAAGAAATTTTTAAACCTATGGGTGTTAGCTTTTTTTATCGTTAGCTGTACTACCGCCAACAAAGGAAGTAAAGATGATAAAAAGGGCTGGATAAGTCTGTTCGATGGCTCTACTCTTAATGGTTGGCGGGCCGCCGAAAACCCCAGTACTTTTAGCGTAGAGAATGGTAGTATAGTGGTACACGGACCGCGGGCCCACTTATTCTACGAAGGGCCGGTGCAAAATCACGAATTCAAAAACTTTATTTTTAAGGCTCAGGTAATGACCACTCCCGGCTCTAACTCGGGTATGTTTATTCATACGGCTTACCAGGAAAACGGCTGGCCCTCTAAAGGCTACGAAATACAGGTAAATAACTCCCACACCGATTGGCGCCGGACCGGAAGTTTGTACGCCGTGCAGGACGTGAAAGAACAAATTGTAAAAGACAATGAGTGGTACACCGAACAAATTGAGGTGCAAGGCAAACGCATTACCATAAAAATAAACGACCGGACTGTAGTAGATTATACCGAACCAGACAGTGTAGCCGTAAAAAATGCCGGGGGTAAAATGCTTTCCAGTGGTACGGTAGCCTTGCAAGGCCACGACCCAGACAGTAAGGTTTATTTTAAAGATGTAATGATTAAGCCTTTACCCTAG
- a CDS encoding GNAT family N-acetyltransferase, with amino-acid sequence MFPNLYTKRLVLRQITQDDIEQVFKGLSDERVVQYYGVSYDSLAATQAQINWYYALYIQQTGIWWGLCTANNPELIGACGINNISRQHGKAQLGFWLLPAYWNQGLMYEAVDACLDFGFNELRVHRLEAYVETLNHASVALLQKLRFQHEGTFREYEYKNGRYINVGIYSRLCTE; translated from the coding sequence ATGTTTCCTAATCTTTACACCAAACGGCTGGTACTCCGGCAAATAACCCAAGACGATATTGAACAAGTATTTAAAGGTTTATCCGACGAAAGAGTGGTGCAGTACTACGGTGTTTCTTATGATTCTTTGGCAGCTACCCAGGCGCAAATTAATTGGTATTATGCCTTGTATATACAGCAAACGGGTATTTGGTGGGGACTTTGTACCGCTAATAACCCCGAATTAATTGGGGCTTGTGGCATTAACAATATTTCGCGCCAGCACGGTAAGGCGCAGCTAGGTTTCTGGCTTTTGCCGGCTTATTGGAATCAAGGCTTAATGTACGAAGCCGTTGATGCCTGCCTCGATTTTGGGTTTAACGAACTACGCGTTCATCGTCTGGAAGCTTACGTAGAAACTTTAAATCACGCTTCGGTGGCTTTACTCCAAAAACTTCGCTTTCAGCACGAAGGTACCTTCCGGGAGTATGAGTACAAAAACGGAAGATATATTAACGTTGGCATCTACTCGCGACTTTGTACGGAGTAA